Genomic segment of Mercurialis annua linkage group LG6, ddMerAnnu1.2, whole genome shotgun sequence:
GTTTCTAGCTGGAAATCATTGTTTCTCAACTCGTTTCTTactttgttttctttattttttgaataaattgatctttttttaatcttttgtgTGATTTTCGTGTGTTTTAATCTATTTTGTGTTTTCTAGATCTTTGGATAATTCAAGCTTTCTTAGTGTTTGTTCAAGTTTCATATTCAAATTTTTGAAGATTAAGCGTTTTAAGTCGTTTGAAGTATATTTGCAGCAGAAAAAGAGATGAATAGAAGTTCTGAAGGTGCAATTGGTGTGAGAAAATTCTCAACACTTGAATTCTTCCTAGATATTTAACACTGTTAAAATTTATGtctttaaatttctattattgTTTCATTTCTTTTCGTAGATCGATTATCACGATTTaagttgttttttatttttttgtaattttgatctACGAtgtattttaacgatttagatTGTTATCCATTATTGTCTTACTATATTatcctttgataaaaaaaatacaaaaaagtttCCTATCATTGAGCTATTGAAATGTGGACGAGTGATagtaaaactaaaatataaacaTCATGTGAAAAACACGTGACATGTGTTTTTAATTTGTACTGTTAATGCAGAAGAACGACGGCGTTTCTTCTATAAGAAGGTATTAACCCCTTATTTTTTGCTTCTCGTCATTCCATATTTCATGTCATGATACCTGtttactttatattttgataattgtgATTAATGAATTCTCCACTTTGTTAGTCTAGGCTTCTCTTACATAAACTTAGAGGTTCGTGTTGTTTACCCACGCTACCATTGatgagtttggttttgtttttattttctttatataaagtttttggattttgttttgtctTTCATCTTTTCTCAAAATACTACCTTCACGTGCGATGCAAGTAACTAGAAATGTGATCTGTTAACGTGTAATTTattcataataataaatttgaaaagagaaattttacaatttgtattatattttataaatttataattaattttaaataataaataactaaaaaaatctTCATTTAATTAAGTAGatagttataaattaaaaaggatatGTTAGTAAATATGCATGTCCATCTCCTAGCCGTACTTTAACATATTGTAtagatttaaataataagtaaataaCAATACATCTTAATTTAATAAAGTAgataactaaaaatcaaaaagcaTAATTAAGTAGATATGGATGTTCACCCCTTATCCTGCATAGTATGCATAGAACAAGTGTTTGAAACCATGTCATTGAGCTATTGAAATGTGGACGAGTGATagtaaaactaaaatataaacaTTATGTGAAAAACACGTGACAtgtgtttttaatttatactgTTAATTTTTCTTTCATCTAAAAATGGTTATAAACTATAAACCATAGATATTCAATcaaataaagttattaaatgcatagtgtatttattttttggattaCTCGTCAAGCTTATTTTTGGTATACTACCAACAGAAACAAGTCTCGCataaaaatcatgaaaataataaaaatatttatattaaaattatacgaGTATGTGGGGATCCCCACGTGGATGGGAAATCCACAGGTATGAGGATGGGATGGATTAATCCCTATCAAATAAATAGGAACGGGGATGAGGATTCCCCATAGAAGTGTGGACGGGGATGAGGCAGCTTCCCCACCTCGccccccattgccatccctaagtTTGAGTTccaatgaattttaatttttaaacttcaGATCAAACAACAGCCGAACTATTTGAGTTCATTTAATCTTAACTCcagttcaattaaaaaaaattattagaagtACAAATCTAAttttgcaaaataaattaaaagtcaaTCACGAGCCTTTTTAATTGATATCTGAGCTCGATAAGATGAAACTTGAGCATAGAAACCCATTTTCATtcaaatccaatttttattgataaaaaattcaattttcatTCAAATCCTATTTTTTAGATCTCATTTAGGGTctgtattgcatttagaatttacaaaattcaaatcaaatttttattgataaaaaaacccAATTCTCAGTTTTCTTGACtgttttttagattttatttagggtttgtattgcatttagaatttataaaattcaaatccaatttttattgataaaaaactCAATTTTCATTCAAATCCAATTTTCATTGATATAAAAACTCAATTTTCATTCAAATACAATCTCCCATATAGAATTTATATTCTGAGGTATTCAGCTCTTAAATATATTGAAAGTTTGTCCAACAACAACAGAAAATGGAGAGAGATTATCAGTTAACAATTTTACACTTCAACAACATTAAGCGTAACAGAAAGGAGCCAAACAGGCAGGAAAAGATCGAAGAGGCTTACAGATTCAGGGAGGCGTCATTCAATTCAATGACACAAGGCCTCCGAGAGAGGCACGCTGACAGCCATGCAAAACTCGTTGCCGAGTGAAAAGCGCGCAGAGCTATTGCGGGTGTTAGAGAGGGAGCTGCTGCCCGTGTTGCTGCGGGTGCTGGAGAGGGAGCTACTACCCGTGCTGCTGCGGGTGCTGGAGGGGGAGCTGCTGCCCGTGCTGTTGCAGGAGCACCTACTACAAGGTAGTAAACTAGTCATTCACAGCATAGATATGGAAGTAAGCAAGTTCATTTTAACTGCAATGGGGAAGGGATTCCCCGATCTCCATAGGGTACAATTCAGCCCctcagttttttttattaaataaaaacactCTTCCGTCAATTGGTGACGTGGCACACatggaaaaatttcaaaaacatccttaatgtttaaattgtttacaaattttatatttataatttttagcaCATTTCACCCTATTCTtcatttaaatacaaataaaatttaaaattgaaataattaaaaaacgaTTTTCGGCAAGCGAAATTTATTTTGTGCCACTTTACCTAATTATCGGtgtttttcataattaaattatttactaGAATCAATCGAAAtccaattaaacaaatcaaaactcaattaaaatctaattaaattaactaaaatcaattttaatctaattgaaATTTATTCCGAAAACCACCGACCTTTATCCGGGAACCATCGCCGACCTTTGCCTGAATCTCAACGCCGTCCAAAGAACAGACCACTAATGGTTTGTTCTCAAGAACAGGCCATCGGCGGTCTGTTCTCAAGAACAGTCCATCGTTAagggtctgttcttgaagatTAGACCATTGCCGGTTCGTTCTCAAAAACAGACCATTGCCGGTCTGTTTTCAAAAACAGACCATCGATGATGGTTTGTTCTCAAACAATCGATGATGGTCTATTGAGAACACATCCGGTgatctgttcttgagaacaCCGGAGATGGTCCGTTCTTGAGAACAGACCGCGGTCTGTTCTCAAGAACAAACCTTTGATGATGGTCTGTTGAAAACAGATTTGGTAGATCTGTTCTACCGGATCTATTCTCTTACCGAAATCCGGCTTGTCGCGGTCGTTTTCAAAATAACTCCGGAAAAAAAGGTCGGCATTTTTCGAAATATATTTAGTTAggttttaattgaattttgattggtttaatatgtattttaattattaattattaatatttaaatgaagaagagggtgaaatgtactaaaaaaattataaatataaaatctgtaaacaatttaaatattaaggatgtttttgaaattttttccaaTGTGCCACGGCACCAGTTAACGATGATTATGGACAGAAGGGtgtttttgttcaataaaaaaaactaaagggCTGAATTATAccccaaaaaacaaaaaaggttGTCTTGTACTTTTGGGGAAACTTCagagtttttttgtaccttttgccatTTATATTATTAACCATGTCATTGAGCTATTGAAATGTGGACGAATGacagtaaaattaaaatataaacatcATGTGGGAAACACGTGACATGTGTTTTTAATTTgtactattaattttaattttcttctgCTTAATAATGGTTATAAGCTGTAAACAATTGATATTCAACCAAATAAAGTTATTAGATGCTTAGTGTACTTAATTTTTGGATTACTCGTCAAGCTTTTTTTGAACATATATTGCCAACAGAAACAAGCCTCGCGTAATGAATTAGGGATGTAAACAAATTTTGCCGATCCCTAATTCTGTCAAGTTCGAATTTGAGTACAAGTGCAGTAAGTATATTTGAGTTTGAGTTTCGTTGAATTTAACTTTTTAAGCTTTAGATCGAACTACAGCCGAACTATTTGAGTTTCGATGAACTTAAATTTTTAAGCTTTAGATCGAACAACGGCCGAACTATTCGAGTTTATTTGATCTTGACTcgagtttaataaaaatatatattatattttatatacattttttgtaaaattactaTAGAATTATGCAATTCAACCAATTCAAATGATATACACTAAAAGTTAGAAGTATAAAGCTAATATTGTAAAACAAAAAGTCAATCACGAGCCTTTTTAATTGATATCCAATCTCCAGTGGCGGATCCAGGAATCTCGTATGATGGGGtctatatatatactaaaattttaaattgtatgaacattttttttaataaaataatttaaataataaaatatattttttataattattctcggagaatttcattttatgaaaatatttgatatttactCACCACtatcaaatatattattttttatatacgttattaaataatatttcagcCACTCatcacttattttattttttaaattactcTTTATCAGTCATGTTGTATATATGAATTTATTCAAATGTCGAGTCagataatagaaaaaaaaatcattaaatttaacTGCGgataaatctttttttttatatctttcaGAGTAAttcattgaattttttttattaaagattaaattgttaaatagaattaaataaatacttaataatacacatgtattttaatatttaacttttttttggtaaatattttaatatttaactttaattatttaaaattctcATTTGTACTCGACAAATTCCCTTTTAcctgaaatttataatttacattATAATCGTACAATGCTCatatatttttacatataatcTATAATTTTGGTGTAAGACATACAATAATTTAGGGTTAAACAgttttttattactattttaataGTGTATTAAGTTATGTAAGGCATAAATCTAttagataataaatttaattatttataagctaaatataataaaaaaaaacctctAGAATTTATATAACTAATTATTAACAACAATTTATGAGTTTACTATATTAATCTAGTgagtttttaatatgtgtatgtaaataataattattatttttttgaaaaagatggggTCCATAGACCCCACCATTGTGCACTTTCATCCGCCCTTGCCAATCTCAGCGAGATAAACTTGAGTGTAAATCGAGTCGAAACTCGATCGTCTCAAATTTTTTCGggatatcaattttttttttgaatcgaCCTTGAACAATTCGCAAATAGCTCAATTCATTTACATTCCTAAGCGACacttatattttatattgatatatatttaaattttaatttttatatataaatacttgatatttaatttttattttagataaaattaccACAACAATTCGTAATCAAACTAAACTTACTTAGTAAACCGATcagtttagtttgattgaaaaatattgaaattcacttgaaataaaaataaaatttataatatcaaaaggATACAAATTGAAGTTCAAGTaccaatttgaaatattttataaaatttagataCCATTTATACATTTGTCCCGCCATAGGTCATACATTTATTCCTTTTCAATATCACTAAATTAAAGCATAAAATGTTGCCCTAATCAGCTGATCATATTTCTTTCTTTAAATTAGaagcatttaaaaatatatcacagATGATAACCGAATATATAAATCATGATCATCAATTGTGATCACCATGAATAGAAGATGGAGAATCTGCAGGTCCACTGAAACTCGGAGGAACCATCACAGAAGATGAAACTTTAAACCTTTTACTCCTCGAACCTTCACTACTATAGCCACTCATTATCTGATGATGATCATGACCGTCCATCCATCTCATCATCTGATGATCATGGTGACCTATTCTACCTTCGCCAATATCTGATCCATCTGAATCTAACCCATGCTGTCTGAATCCAATCCATTCGTTACTACAATCCGAAACACTTGAGGTTTCCCAGGAAGAGCGTTGATCGTCTGAATGCGGCACTATTATACTCGGCTGCACCACCTTCTCAATGTTCTTGATATCTACTGGTTTCTGATATTGTTGGGTTCTGAAATTGAATATATTAGCAAAAGTGAAGTGATCGCTCACTCGATTCTTCGCGGATTTACTCTCCGTTGTTCTCGCCATTATATTCTGCAAATTCTTGCTCAATTTCGCCTTTAATGAAGAGAAGCTACAGAGACTGAGCCGCCCATCGGCTTCCGACGCGAATCCGTCGTTAGAAGGGGGCGAACCGGACTGGTTTGGATTATTAGGGCTCACAAAGGCAAAGTTGGTTCGAGCATTTTCACCACGTAAGGCGCGTGCTGCTTCGTCGTAAGCTCGAGCTGCTTCTTCAGATGAGTCATAAGTTCCTAGCCATAGCCTGACTCGTTGAGAAGAGTCTTTTATTTCTGCAACCCATCTTCCCGATGGCCTTTGTCGTACTCCGACGAATCTACGGACCGCAACTTTGTTGGGTTGCGCCATGTTCGTCGTTTTAGCTTCAAGTGATCCTTCCATTAATTAATGAGTTTGGGaattaattaagtggatttggGTTGGAGAGAATATATTTTTACGTTTGCATGTGAAAATAACATGAGGGTTAGGGTTTAAGTTGTAGCACTATATATATAAGGAAGACGTAGATCTAACTAAtaagtgattaattaattaattaattaatgttaaGTACATACCTTCTCAATTATTtagtttgtttgtttctttattaacttttatatgatctcCATCTATCAAAAAAATTCTATACATGTCTCAAGTTTGTGTACCACTTGCATATATTGCCAACTTGATCGCTTAATTATAATATAGATTATGCTTTGGCTTGTAGCTAGTGAGTATTTTGTTTCTCAGTATGAAGCTTATAGTCAGTTTTAAGTAACGCAAAATGTATTTATCCATCAAAATTATATCTCATTTGTCATATATATTATCATTtcaaaattttgtcaatttaatttattatctttttGAACATCGTCAAATAAATCATTTCCTTAGTTCGTAATTGATGAGGTACAATGTTATTTATTCTAATCAAGTAGGTTAAattttaggcctaatgtcttaaaaaaccccgaccttttagccccttttcaatcataccccgACGTtgcaaatttttcaattttaccctattttgcatttttgtgtttcaattgtaccctgaaaaattaaattaacgtcttttgcgtttggaaatttgtttaaaacattctacatgtctcgcatatattaattgtatatttttaaaatttatttaaatttagttaaattaattaagaatttaaattagtgttaatttgattatggtttttagttagtatttaaaaataaaggacttatttgtacttttttgaataaaaaagaatttaatttcatgtttagacttaattaattgaatgatttcatcatttaagtaaaaaattaataaaaattaaaatattggggtacaattgaaaacggaaaattcaaaagtgggtaaaattgacaaattttcaacgtcggggtagaattgaaaaaaaatttaaagatgagggttttttgagtgattaggcctaaattTTATTGTACACGTAGACGTATAGCATTACAAGCGCCATGTTAGCTCTAATATGACCGAGCTGTTATATTTAGAAAAGATCAAAAAGATGATAGATTAAATTGACAAactttcataattataatatatatatatttggcaaATAGGGATAGTGGAAATTTGGATGGCGTCATATTATAATTGAATAGGCGCTAAAAGGTagtttttaaagatattttaccatttttgaagaattttcTTAGTTTTTCTAATGATTAATATACTTTTAAGTAGTATGAACAGCCCAATTTTGGTCAGATCGATCAAATTAATTCgatcaaaaatttaataatgtttACACTGATCAAAATATCTAGTACTCGACTCCTCCAAAAACGAAACAACACTTCATTGAAATAATCTGATTGGCCCATATGGTTCAATTTCTGAAACACTCCTTTaacaattttgtattttaatggAATTGATGAAATTATGCCATCTAAAATACATCTTCATTTCATGGTGAAATGTAATACACTCAAAAATCCGTACTCATATAATTGAATTAGTACAAATGTTATAATCTTATAAACTATAGTAAAGATAAAATGAACGAATCATTCTAAGAATATACCTaatataacattttatttttctaatttgaaaaatcaaaaacccTAATCACAAGTAAGCTTATTAAGAGCTAAAGGCTGAGTTAAGAAACTAAAGGAAAACGGACAAGAAACATAGGGAAGTAGACAGAAAAAAGGCGGACAAATTTAACATCTTGTTAATGAAGAACGGATTTGTAACGTAATTAGACGTTTGATTAATTTAGAAATCCGGCGCCAAAGTTAGTTTAATTGGTTGTGACGTGGAAATTAATATTGGATTTTTGCGTTTGGTGATAGAATGATTAATGGACCCATTATCCTTTTTGTCTCTTCTTCTGTTTTTATTTTCCTCACCAAATTCCACCTTTCTGTCTATAattacaaaaacattaaaaaaggggaaaaaatCGATTAAATGTCGACATATTTGAGAATGAAATCTTATATGATATGCTTcgttgattttgtttttatgtattGTATGCATAATGAATTCCAACCACCTATAGATTATGGTAGTATTATtgtcaattgatttttttatactCCCACCGTCCCATCTTGTTTGTCCAGTATACTATATTTGGATATCCTAAAAtatttaggcctaatgt
This window contains:
- the LOC126687945 gene encoding AP2/ERF and B3 domain-containing transcription factor At1g51120-like, translated to MAQPNKVAVRRFVGVRQRPSGRWVAEIKDSSQRVRLWLGTYDSSEEAARAYDEAARALRGENARTNFAFVSPNNPNQSGSPPSNDGFASEADGRLSLCSFSSLKAKLSKNLQNIMARTTESKSAKNRVSDHFTFANIFNFRTQQYQKPVDIKNIEKVVQPSIIVPHSDDQRSSWETSSVSDCSNEWIGFRQHGLDSDGSDIGEGRIGHHDHQMMRWMDGHDHHQIMSGYSSEGSRSKRFKVSSSVMVPPSFSGPADSPSSIHGDHN